The Deinococcus radiopugnans ATCC 19172 genome window below encodes:
- a CDS encoding diphthine--ammonia ligase: MRDERFVTSWSGGKDSALAFHRAKRAGGVPQAIVNVLDESGGRSRSHGLRPEVLAAQAAALGVPLHTARASWASYEAEFTALLRGAATDGAAAAVFGDIDLAAHRKWEEKVCAAAGLRAELPLWLEPRRALVDELLGLGFRARIVAVKEDALPAALLGRTLDAALVAEIERLGADACGENGEYHTVLVDGPDFAWPIHLIAGPAGVHHTGEGMFRVATLDLVLA, encoded by the coding sequence GTGAGGGACGAGCGCTTCGTGACCTCGTGGAGCGGCGGCAAGGACAGCGCCCTGGCCTTCCACCGCGCCAAACGGGCTGGGGGTGTGCCCCAGGCCATCGTCAACGTGCTGGACGAGTCGGGCGGGCGCTCACGCTCGCACGGGCTGCGCCCGGAGGTGCTGGCGGCCCAGGCTGCGGCGCTGGGCGTGCCGCTGCATACGGCGCGGGCCTCCTGGGCCAGCTACGAGGCCGAGTTCACCGCCCTGCTGAGGGGCGCGGCGACGGACGGCGCGGCAGCGGCGGTCTTCGGGGACATCGATCTGGCCGCCCACCGCAAGTGGGAGGAGAAGGTCTGCGCGGCAGCGGGCCTGCGTGCCGAATTACCGCTGTGGCTTGAACCCCGCCGCGCGTTGGTGGACGAGCTGCTGGGCCTGGGCTTTCGCGCCCGGATCGTCGCGGTGAAAGAAGACGCCCTGCCCGCAGCCTTGCTGGGCAGGACACTGGACGCCGCGCTGGTGGCCGAGATCGAGCGGCTGGGCGCCGACGCCTGCGGCGAGAACGGCGAATACCACACGGTGCTGGTGGACGGCCCGGATTTTGCATGGCCGATCCACCTGATCGCCGGCCCGGCGGGTGTTCACCACACGGGCGAGGGTATGTTCAGGGTGGCAACGCTGGATCTGGTGCTGGCTTAA
- a CDS encoding NUDIX hydrolase, giving the protein MARRDLLVAAGILRDRFGRVLLVGNDWQGHGRVRHTLPGGVVENGETLPEALYREIFEETGLKLTGILHMAYTVHIEDERRGERAIAVAFEATWDGLLNPADPDGFIVEARFCTPEEALEKLESPPMREPLSDFLKTGEPGRFYAFKGWDGRGGLRIPALKPRP; this is encoded by the coding sequence ATGGCGCGGCGTGACCTGCTGGTGGCGGCGGGCATCCTGCGCGACCGCTTCGGGCGGGTGCTGCTGGTGGGCAACGACTGGCAGGGCCACGGGCGCGTGCGCCACACCCTGCCCGGCGGCGTCGTGGAGAACGGCGAGACCCTGCCCGAGGCCCTGTACCGCGAGATCTTCGAGGAAACCGGCCTCAAGCTGACCGGCATCCTGCACATGGCCTACACCGTGCACATCGAGGACGAGCGCCGGGGCGAGCGCGCCATCGCCGTGGCCTTCGAGGCCACCTGGGACGGCCTGCTCAACCCCGCCGATCCCGACGGCTTTATCGTCGAGGCCCGCTTCTGCACCCCCGAGGAGGCGCTGGAGAAGCTGGAATCGCCGCCCATGCGCGAACCGCTCAGCGACTTCCTGAAGACCGGCGAGCCGGGGCGCTTCTACGCGTTCAAGGGTTGGGACGGGCGCGGCGGCCTGCGTATTCCGGCCCTGAAACCGCGCCCGTGA
- a CDS encoding polysaccharide biosynthesis protein yields the protein MNVATGKFLLDLLAFTLAAILAYVLRLAEPLGVVEASVPISSVLLYAVIGLPIKWLALRHFRVSRHIWRYVTFEDLSQLAYTTGVVTLVLLLLTPVLRLWLFVPWSIPLLEGVLALAMLSGLRLLVRWRLGRRRRRLSTHAQAPDRVLIAGAGDAGRLMAAELRRSPEKGMEPVGFIDDSADKTGMMLVGLPVLGPLSHLQDAAQETGATLLVIAMPTAGGQVIREYVNAARAAGLQTRTIPGLYELMGGQVTTEQLRKVSVEDLLRRDPVEVDQGNISDYLTGQTVLVTGAGGSIGSELVRQLARFNPARLVLVGRGENSIFAIEQEMRREWPGIQLHALIADVRQPARLEFIFETYRPGVVFHAAAHKHVPLMEAAPSEAVHNNILGTRNVAELCLKYGVARLVNVSTDKAVNPTSVMGASKRVAEMVIADAALRAAPGQAFVSVRFGNVLGSRGSVVPTFMAQIRLGGPLTITHPDMTRYFMTIPEASRLVLQAGGLASNGSVYLLDMGEPVKIADLARDVIRLSGAQDIEIVYSGVRPGEKLYEELLTSGEDVIPTLHSEIFSARLQQVPTDQLAQLLTRLSEAAGHEDGPGIRALLHGAIHESQLQL from the coding sequence ATGAACGTCGCCACGGGCAAATTCCTCCTCGACCTGTTGGCCTTCACGCTCGCGGCCATTCTGGCGTACGTGCTGCGCCTGGCCGAACCGCTGGGTGTTGTAGAAGCGTCGGTGCCGATCAGCTCGGTGCTGCTGTACGCAGTGATCGGGCTGCCGATCAAGTGGCTGGCGCTGCGGCACTTCAGGGTCTCACGGCATATCTGGCGCTACGTGACCTTCGAGGATCTGAGCCAGCTGGCGTACACCACCGGCGTGGTCACGCTGGTCCTGCTGCTGCTGACGCCAGTGCTGCGGCTGTGGCTGTTCGTGCCGTGGTCCATTCCACTGCTCGAGGGCGTGCTGGCCCTGGCGATGCTCTCGGGGCTGCGCTTGCTGGTGCGCTGGCGCCTGGGCCGCCGCCGCCGCCGCCTGTCCACGCACGCGCAGGCCCCGGACCGGGTGCTGATCGCCGGGGCCGGGGACGCGGGCCGCCTGATGGCTGCCGAACTGCGGCGCTCGCCAGAGAAGGGCATGGAACCGGTGGGCTTCATCGACGACTCGGCCGACAAGACGGGCATGATGCTGGTGGGCCTGCCGGTGCTGGGACCGCTGTCGCATCTGCAGGATGCCGCGCAGGAAACCGGGGCCACCCTGCTGGTGATCGCCATGCCCACCGCCGGCGGACAGGTGATCCGGGAGTACGTGAACGCGGCGCGGGCGGCGGGGCTGCAGACCCGCACCATCCCCGGTCTGTACGAATTGATGGGTGGACAGGTCACCACCGAGCAGTTGCGCAAGGTCAGCGTGGAAGACCTGCTGCGGCGGGATCCGGTGGAGGTGGATCAGGGCAACATCTCCGACTACCTCACCGGCCAGACCGTGCTGGTCACGGGGGCCGGCGGCTCGATCGGCTCGGAGCTGGTGCGGCAGCTGGCGCGCTTTAACCCCGCCCGGCTGGTGCTGGTGGGCCGCGGCGAGAACAGCATCTTCGCCATCGAGCAGGAGATGCGCCGCGAATGGCCCGGCATCCAGCTTCATGCCCTGATCGCCGACGTGCGCCAGCCGGCGCGGCTGGAATTCATCTTCGAGACGTACCGGCCCGGCGTGGTCTTTCATGCCGCCGCCCACAAGCACGTCCCGCTGATGGAGGCCGCCCCCAGCGAGGCGGTCCACAACAACATCCTGGGCACCCGCAACGTGGCCGAGCTGTGCCTGAAGTACGGCGTCGCGCGGCTGGTGAACGTCTCCACCGACAAGGCGGTCAACCCCACCTCGGTGATGGGGGCCAGCAAACGCGTCGCCGAGATGGTCATCGCCGACGCCGCCTTAAGGGCCGCGCCGGGCCAGGCCTTCGTCTCGGTGCGCTTCGGCAACGTGTTGGGCAGCCGGGGCAGCGTGGTGCCTACCTTCATGGCGCAGATTCGCCTGGGTGGCCCGCTCACCATCACCCACCCGGACATGACCCGCTACTTCATGACCATTCCGGAGGCCAGTCGGCTGGTGTTGCAGGCGGGCGGCCTGGCCAGCAACGGCAGCGTGTACCTGCTGGACATGGGTGAGCCAGTCAAGATCGCCGATCTGGCCAGGGACGTGATCCGCCTGTCGGGGGCGCAGGACATCGAGATCGTGTACAGCGGCGTGCGTCCCGGCGAGAAGCTGTACGAGGAATTGCTCACCAGCGGCGAGGACGTGATTCCCACCCTGCACAGCGAGATCTTCTCGGCCCGGCTGCAACAGGTCCCCACCGATCAGCTCGCGCAGTTGCTGACCCGCCTGAGCGAGGCGGCCGGTCACGAGGATGGCCCCGGCATCCGCGCGCTGCTGCACGGCGCCATCCACGAGAGTCAGCTGCAACTCTGA
- a CDS encoding enoyl-CoA hydratase/isomerase family protein, translating to MTQLDELEFENVQIDRHGPIAVLTVNRPKALNALNAETLGEISEAVDLIVDDAEVGALIITGGGDRAFVAGADITEFKSLDGVYAGRELSLAGQDVMHRIATLPIPVIAAVNGFALGAGLELALACDIRVASSRARLGLPEVTLGLLPGFGGTQRLSRLIGAGRALDLMLTARQVGAEEALGMGLVNYVADDALSKSREVAEAILKNAPIALSLVKEAVRRGLDTTLDAGLEVEADLFGLLVATKDFGEGVDAFLNKRKADFQGE from the coding sequence ATGACGCAACTGGACGAACTGGAATTCGAGAATGTGCAGATTGACCGTCACGGCCCCATCGCGGTCCTGACCGTCAACCGCCCCAAGGCGCTGAACGCGCTGAATGCCGAAACCCTGGGCGAGATCAGCGAGGCGGTGGACCTGATCGTGGACGACGCCGAGGTCGGTGCGCTGATCATCACCGGCGGCGGCGACCGCGCCTTCGTGGCCGGGGCGGACATCACCGAGTTCAAGTCCCTGGACGGCGTGTATGCGGGCCGCGAACTGTCGCTGGCCGGGCAGGACGTGATGCACCGGATCGCCACGCTGCCCATCCCGGTGATCGCGGCCGTCAACGGCTTTGCGCTGGGGGCCGGGCTGGAACTGGCGCTGGCCTGCGACATCCGGGTGGCGTCCAGCCGCGCCAGACTGGGCCTGCCGGAGGTGACGCTGGGCCTGCTGCCGGGTTTCGGTGGCACCCAGCGCCTGTCGCGCCTGATCGGGGCGGGCCGCGCGCTGGACCTGATGCTCACCGCCCGCCAGGTCGGCGCCGAGGAAGCCCTGGGCATGGGGCTGGTCAACTACGTGGCCGACGACGCCCTGAGCAAATCGCGCGAGGTGGCCGAGGCCATTTTGAAGAACGCCCCGATTGCCCTGTCGCTGGTCAAGGAGGCGGTGCGCCGGGGCCTGGACACCACGCTGGACGCTGGACTGGAAGTCGAGGCGGACCTGTTCGGGCTGCTGGTCGCCACCAAGGATTTCGGCGAGGGCGTGGACGCCTTCCTGAACAAGAGAAAGGCGGACTTCCAGGGTGAGTGA
- a CDS encoding dynein regulation protein LC7, which yields MTNAVYTMTVHALSGVVSARAAETMLQTLLREQRLMPETVTAQDMQRILSGPLLTRLSMVLPETRARQELLALTRQLAAEYPKAPTLMTQMAPFAAWDDGVDASGLSLDHLSLGADDFEFDDPEYVSVGLGRAYDLSGAAGQEELLRELARFSGVQGVMVCRASGEVLQSRSIAGASGLGGVVAATALLLGGRTLRLMSADLGGRTVCMRPLGEYCVAVVVGAQANVGRMLVELQGLQVAA from the coding sequence ATGACCAACGCTGTGTACACCATGACCGTTCATGCTTTGTCAGGCGTCGTCTCGGCCAGGGCGGCCGAGACCATGCTGCAAACGCTGCTGCGTGAGCAGCGCCTGATGCCCGAGACGGTGACGGCCCAGGACATGCAGCGCATCCTGTCCGGGCCGCTGCTGACCCGGCTCTCGATGGTGTTGCCGGAAACGCGCGCCCGTCAGGAACTGCTGGCCCTGACCCGCCAACTGGCGGCGGAATACCCCAAGGCCCCCACCCTGATGACCCAGATGGCGCCGTTTGCCGCCTGGGACGACGGTGTGGACGCCAGCGGCCTGTCGCTGGACCACCTGAGCCTGGGGGCCGACGACTTTGAATTCGACGATCCTGAGTATGTCTCGGTGGGTCTGGGCCGCGCCTATGACCTGAGCGGCGCGGCGGGGCAAGAGGAACTGCTGCGCGAGCTGGCCCGTTTTTCGGGGGTGCAGGGGGTGATGGTCTGCCGCGCCAGCGGCGAGGTGCTGCAAAGCCGCTCGATCGCCGGGGCCAGCGGCCTGGGCGGGGTGGTGGCCGCCACGGCGCTGCTGCTGGGCGGGCGCACGCTGCGGCTGATGTCGGCGGATCTGGGCGGACGGACCGTGTGCATGCGGCCCCTCGGCGAGTACTGTGTGGCGGTGGTGGTGGGGGCTCAGGCCAACGTGGGCCGGATGCTGGTGGAATTACAGGGACTTCAGGTGGCCGCATGA
- a CDS encoding transcription elongation factor GreA produces MTQERITMTQRGYDKLAETLHHLKTVRREQISEYMGIAIADGDLRESAAYDEARMQQSENEARIAEIENQLERAEIIEGDASKGAGLGAKIRVRDEKGNERQFELVGTYEVDVPRGRVSDASPFGQALAGKREGDKVTVQLPKGTANFEVLSVDYD; encoded by the coding sequence ATGACTCAGGAACGCATCACCATGACCCAGCGCGGGTACGACAAGCTGGCCGAAACCCTGCACCACCTGAAGACCGTGCGCCGCGAGCAGATTTCGGAATACATGGGCATCGCCATCGCCGACGGTGACCTGCGGGAAAGTGCGGCCTACGACGAGGCCCGCATGCAGCAGAGCGAGAACGAGGCCCGCATCGCCGAGATCGAGAACCAGCTGGAGCGTGCCGAGATCATTGAGGGCGACGCCAGCAAGGGCGCGGGCCTGGGCGCCAAGATCCGGGTGCGCGACGAGAAGGGCAACGAGCGCCAGTTCGAACTGGTGGGCACCTACGAGGTGGACGTGCCCAGGGGCCGCGTGAGCGACGCCAGCCCCTTCGGACAGGCCCTGGCGGGCAAGCGCGAGGGCGACAAGGTGACGGTTCAACTGCCCAAGGGCACGGCCAACTTTGAAGTGCTGTCGGTGGACTACGACTGA
- the tsaE gene encoding tRNA (adenosine(37)-N6)-threonylcarbamoyltransferase complex ATPase subunit type 1 TsaE codes for MPALPPEAGPLEPGQSRLLRGPDEQRRFGAALAAALPPAAVLFLEGELGAGKTTLTAGLVGALGFTESVTSPTYALIHAYPTPAGRALHVDAYRVRDVQELYELDLEDLIAGSRLSVIEWGERLYADYPGAPILRLEHLAGEEDVRRVTRLR; via the coding sequence ATGCCTGCCCTTCCACCAGAAGCCGGCCCGCTCGAACCCGGTCAGTCCCGACTGTTGCGCGGTCCCGACGAACAGCGGCGCTTCGGCGCGGCCCTCGCCGCCGCGCTGCCGCCCGCCGCCGTCCTCTTTCTGGAGGGCGAACTGGGCGCCGGCAAAACCACGCTGACCGCTGGGCTGGTCGGCGCGCTGGGCTTCACGGAGTCGGTGACCAGTCCCACCTACGCCCTGATCCACGCCTACCCCACCCCGGCCGGCCGCGCCCTGCACGTGGACGCCTACCGCGTGCGCGACGTGCAGGAACTGTACGAACTGGACCTCGAAGACCTGATCGCGGGCAGCCGCCTGAGCGTCATTGAGTGGGGTGAGCGCCTGTACGCCGACTACCCCGGTGCGCCGATCCTGCGGCTGGAGCATCTGGCCGGCGAGGAGGACGTGCGGCGGGTCACACGGCTGCGCTGA
- a CDS encoding homoserine dehydrogenase, producing the protein MRTVTVGVLGSGTVGQDVLKLIERRESVFADLGVKIEISGVLVRDVDKVRDVPPGTRVTTDPGFLQECGVVIEAMGGVDRPLAMLLPYLRSGRPVITANKALLAERWDVLRDYALAGSLYYEASVMAGTPVIGPMSTVLRASTFTRLQAVLNGTCLYILDQMEQGQTYAEALAGAQALGYAETPPTLDVGGFDTAHKLAVLARFCADGNFPYSAVTVQGIEHITQQDIQEAQAAGECIKLVAELERQGTDWKAAVAPQRLPRSHPLCTAGAGRNALVYEGEECGTLVFAGGGAGGMITASAMVGDLLDWVIGFPGHVPLH; encoded by the coding sequence ATGAGAACTGTCACCGTGGGCGTCCTGGGCAGCGGCACTGTCGGCCAGGACGTCTTGAAACTGATCGAACGCCGGGAAAGTGTGTTTGCCGACCTGGGCGTGAAGATCGAGATTTCCGGCGTCCTGGTCCGCGACGTGGACAAGGTGCGCGACGTCCCGCCCGGCACGCGCGTGACCACCGATCCCGGTTTTTTGCAGGAATGCGGGGTGGTAATCGAGGCGATGGGCGGCGTGGACCGTCCGCTGGCGATGCTGCTGCCGTACCTCCGGTCGGGCCGCCCGGTGATCACCGCCAACAAGGCGCTGCTGGCCGAACGCTGGGACGTGCTGCGCGACTACGCCCTGGCCGGAAGCCTGTATTACGAGGCCAGCGTGATGGCCGGCACCCCGGTGATCGGCCCTATGAGCACCGTGCTGCGCGCCAGCACCTTTACCCGGCTGCAGGCGGTGCTGAACGGCACCTGTCTGTACATTCTGGATCAGATGGAACAGGGGCAGACCTACGCCGAAGCCCTGGCCGGGGCGCAGGCGCTGGGCTACGCCGAAACGCCGCCCACCCTGGATGTCGGCGGCTTCGACACCGCGCACAAGCTGGCGGTGCTGGCCCGCTTCTGCGCCGACGGCAATTTCCCCTACAGCGCCGTGACGGTCCAGGGCATCGAGCACATCACCCAGCAGGACATTCAGGAGGCCCAGGCCGCCGGCGAGTGCATCAAGCTGGTGGCTGAACTGGAACGCCAGGGGACGGACTGGAAGGCCGCGGTTGCCCCGCAGCGGCTGCCCAGGAGCCATCCGCTGTGCACCGCCGGGGCGGGCCGCAACGCGCTGGTGTACGAGGGCGAGGAGTGCGGCACGCTGGTCTTCGCCGGGGGCGGGGCAGGCGGCATGATCACCGCCAGCGCGATGGTGGGTGACCTGCTGGACTGGGTAATTGGCTTTCCGGGGCATGTGCCGCTGCACTGA
- a CDS encoding phosphohydrolase translates to MSDGTRPNQKLSRRADQKFKLSVQAGAVQDVAGVPAEPSLTTGPASSGPAGRVVEFTTPRSKLIAEADAAIRADLEHYPRALAAYAALASDPEALAHWDMANYITMRKLGYNDHGRVHSFITGAASLAITELLLEGGVKPDIMDLGVGDADDVYLTVILGTMLHDIGNQIHRVSHEQHGVMLALPILERIMGPLYPDPFKRAKVRSFILGSINCHDLNPPPLTLEGGITAVADGTDITKGRGRKAFSLGSVDIHSISALAVDEVVIERGQRAPVLISVTMNNSGGIFQVEEILAPKVIRTPMRPYVELRAATRPEGEEQILSRVRLDGDHFVMDLESGQQVAVEVDDSQKRAQEALASALDAGVERR, encoded by the coding sequence GTGAGTGACGGCACGCGCCCCAACCAGAAACTGTCGAGACGGGCCGATCAGAAGTTCAAGCTGAGCGTCCAGGCCGGGGCGGTGCAGGACGTGGCGGGGGTGCCGGCCGAACCCTCACTGACCACCGGCCCGGCCAGCAGCGGTCCCGCTGGCCGCGTCGTCGAGTTCACCACGCCGCGCTCCAAACTGATTGCGGAGGCCGACGCCGCCATCCGCGCGGACCTGGAGCACTATCCACGGGCGCTGGCGGCCTACGCGGCCCTGGCCAGCGATCCCGAGGCGCTGGCCCACTGGGACATGGCGAACTACATCACCATGCGCAAGCTGGGCTACAACGACCACGGGCGGGTGCATTCCTTTATCACCGGGGCCGCCAGCCTGGCGATCACCGAACTGCTGCTGGAGGGGGGCGTCAAGCCCGACATCATGGATCTGGGGGTGGGCGACGCCGATGACGTGTACCTGACCGTGATTCTGGGGACCATGCTGCACGATATCGGCAACCAGATTCACCGCGTCTCGCACGAGCAGCACGGCGTGATGCTGGCGCTGCCGATCCTGGAGCGCATCATGGGGCCGCTGTACCCCGATCCCTTCAAACGCGCCAAGGTGCGCTCGTTCATCCTGGGTTCGATCAACTGCCATGACCTGAACCCGCCGCCGTTGACCCTGGAAGGCGGCATCACCGCCGTGGCCGACGGCACCGACATCACCAAGGGACGCGGGCGCAAGGCCTTTTCATTGGGCAGCGTGGACATTCACTCGATCAGCGCGCTGGCGGTGGACGAGGTGGTGATCGAGCGGGGCCAGCGCGCCCCGGTGCTGATCAGCGTGACCATGAACAACTCGGGCGGCATCTTTCAGGTGGAAGAAATTCTGGCCCCCAAGGTGATCCGCACGCCCATGCGCCCCTATGTGGAACTGCGCGCCGCCACCCGGCCCGAAGGCGAGGAACAGATTCTGTCGCGCGTGCGGCTGGACGGGGACCATTTCGTGATGGACCTGGAAAGCGGTCAGCAGGTGGCCGTAGAGGTGGACGACAGCCAGAAGCGGGCGCAGGAGGCGCTGGCGTCCGCGCTGGATGCCGGGGTGGAGCGGCGGTAG
- a CDS encoding putative quinol monooxygenase codes for MILSHGTLTAPAAHADAIRALLRQIAQATRQEAGCRLYLVSENLETPGHFVISEQWDSLEAMQTHLAQPGVGEAVAAVHGMGVTDLTITAWEAGAQTDVM; via the coding sequence ATGATCCTGTCCCACGGCACCCTGACCGCCCCCGCAGCGCACGCCGACGCCATCCGCGCCCTGCTGCGCCAGATCGCGCAGGCCACCCGCCAGGAAGCGGGCTGCAGGCTGTATCTGGTGTCCGAGAATCTGGAAACGCCGGGCCACTTCGTTATCAGCGAGCAGTGGGACAGCCTGGAGGCCATGCAAACCCATCTGGCGCAACCTGGCGTGGGCGAGGCCGTGGCCGCCGTTCACGGCATGGGGGTCACCGATCTGACCATCACGGCCTGGGAGGCGGGGGCGCAAACCGACGTGATGTAG
- the prfA gene encoding peptide chain release factor 1, translating into MSSRLQELQSEFGLVERRLGDPAALADGREYGKLTRRHRELLPLVTLLRERDSLQGDLAGARELLSDPEMKELAVGEISGIETRLAEIEAELEVLLLPTDPDDTKDVILELRAGAGGAEAGLFVTDLLRMYTRYAEGLNLKLNVLDANESDLGGASKVVAEVTGDGAFRAFKWERGVHRVQRVPATESAGRIHTSTVTVAVLPEAEQDEVHLDLSEVRIDVYRSQGAGGQGVNTTDSAVRAVYRAGTPDEIMVVCQDGRSQIKNREKALVVLASRLAERERAARDEQERSERASQVGSGDRSEKIRTYNYPQNRVTDHRLEGDDKNHPLDSVINGALSPVVAGLARAERERQLLEMADQEGAGLQEGAGRRGQHGAA; encoded by the coding sequence GTGAGTTCCCGTCTGCAAGAGCTCCAGTCCGAATTCGGGCTGGTGGAGCGCCGCCTGGGTGACCCGGCTGCCCTGGCCGATGGCCGCGAGTACGGCAAACTGACCCGCCGCCACCGTGAGTTGCTGCCCCTGGTGACACTGCTGCGCGAGCGCGACAGTTTGCAGGGCGATCTGGCCGGAGCGCGCGAACTGCTCTCGGACCCGGAGATGAAGGAGCTGGCCGTCGGGGAAATCAGCGGGATCGAGACCCGGCTGGCCGAGATCGAGGCCGAGCTGGAAGTGCTGCTGCTGCCCACCGATCCCGACGACACCAAGGACGTGATCCTGGAGCTGCGCGCGGGCGCGGGCGGCGCGGAGGCGGGGCTGTTCGTCACCGATCTGCTGCGGATGTACACCCGCTACGCCGAGGGCCTGAACCTTAAACTGAATGTGCTGGACGCCAACGAGAGTGATCTGGGCGGCGCGAGCAAGGTGGTGGCGGAAGTGACTGGCGACGGGGCCTTCCGCGCCTTCAAATGGGAGCGCGGTGTCCACCGCGTCCAGCGCGTGCCGGCCACCGAATCGGCGGGGCGCATCCACACCAGCACCGTAACGGTAGCCGTGCTGCCCGAGGCCGAGCAGGACGAGGTTCACCTGGACCTGTCGGAAGTGCGCATCGACGTCTACCGCTCTCAGGGCGCGGGCGGGCAGGGCGTGAACACCACCGACAGCGCCGTGCGGGCGGTGTACCGCGCCGGCACCCCGGACGAGATCATGGTGGTCTGTCAGGACGGGCGCTCGCAGATCAAGAACCGCGAGAAGGCCCTGGTGGTGCTGGCCTCGCGCCTGGCCGAGCGCGAACGCGCCGCCCGTGACGAGCAGGAGCGCAGCGAGCGGGCCTCGCAGGTGGGCAGCGGCGACCGCAGCGAGAAGATCCGTACCTACAACTACCCGCAAAACCGCGTGACCGATCACCGCCTGGAAGGCGACGACAAGAACCACCCGCTGGACAGCGTGATCAACGGTGCGCTGTCCCCGGTGGTGGCGGGTCTGGCCCGCGCCGAGCGGGAACGGCAACTGCTGGAGATGGCGGATCAGGAGGGGGCCGGCCTACAGGAGGGTGCGGGCCGCCGTGGACAGCATGGCGCGGCGTGA
- a CDS encoding outer membrane protein produces the protein MRKSLILISTLALSLGVAGAQDTAPATSPVPVTLTDVPAGHWAKDAVDRIVQCGLIQGFPDGTFRGNENLTRYQAALIFYRLLQTGALSTCDMSQQDMTTVANGMQEVSTEMAAIAGRVTDLEKLNADQQARIDALEARINEMGTAATSNADTAALTARIDALEAAVQNIPAGPVGPAGPAGPAGPAGPAGPAGPAGAAGTTTTITPAPAPDTTPVPGTTVVIGEPTTDLSTASAKTLYAGISAGANFVDKSSNCINNIQKSKAATNVCVSAGAMIGSTSVIGPVGARVSAQYQPGFNTIHADVNATYNLNAGNLHPYVGAGLGLTSSKSRTATGNTNATDTYVNALVGLDFRITDSIAAFVEGNGRYYLSNKGFGTGLSNVRNDGTGTDQYNGSTDAAKTTKGFGGAVKAGLKFYF, from the coding sequence ATGCGTAAATCCCTTATTCTGATTTCCACCCTTGCCCTGAGCCTCGGCGTCGCCGGAGCGCAGGACACCGCGCCCGCCACCAGCCCCGTTCCCGTGACCCTGACCGACGTGCCCGCCGGGCACTGGGCCAAGGACGCCGTGGACCGCATCGTGCAGTGTGGCCTGATCCAGGGCTTCCCCGACGGCACCTTCCGCGGCAACGAGAACCTGACGCGCTACCAGGCCGCCCTGATCTTCTACCGCCTGCTGCAGACCGGCGCGCTGAGCACCTGCGACATGAGCCAGCAGGACATGACCACTGTGGCCAACGGCATGCAGGAAGTCAGCACCGAGATGGCCGCCATCGCGGGCCGCGTGACCGATCTGGAGAAGCTGAACGCTGACCAGCAGGCCCGCATCGACGCGCTGGAAGCCCGCATCAACGAGATGGGCACCGCCGCCACCAGCAACGCCGACACCGCCGCGCTGACCGCCCGCATTGACGCGCTGGAAGCTGCCGTGCAGAACATCCCGGCAGGTCCCGTCGGTCCGGCTGGTCCCGCGGGCCCTGCTGGTCCGGCCGGTCCTGCGGGCCCTGCTGGTCCTGCGGGCGCCGCCGGCACGACCACCACGATCACCCCCGCTCCTGCCCCCGACACCACTCCGGTTCCCGGCACCACCGTCGTGATCGGCGAGCCCACCACCGACCTGAGCACGGCGAGCGCCAAGACCCTGTACGCCGGGATCAGCGCAGGTGCCAACTTCGTCGATAAGAGCAGCAACTGCATCAACAACATCCAGAAGAGCAAGGCAGCGACCAACGTCTGTGTGTCTGCCGGCGCAATGATCGGTTCCACCAGCGTGATCGGCCCGGTCGGCGCGCGGGTGTCCGCCCAGTACCAGCCCGGTTTCAACACCATTCACGCCGATGTGAACGCGACCTACAACCTGAACGCGGGCAACCTGCACCCCTACGTGGGCGCCGGCCTGGGTCTGACCAGCAGCAAGTCGCGCACCGCGACGGGCAACACCAACGCGACCGACACCTACGTCAACGCGCTGGTGGGTCTGGACTTCCGCATCACCGACAGCATCGCCGCGTTCGTGGAAGGCAACGGCCGCTACTACCTGAGCAACAAGGGCTTCGGCACGGGTCTGAGCAACGTCCGCAACGATGGCACCGGCACGGACCAGTACAACGGCAGCACCGATGCGGCCAAGACCACCAAGGGCTTCGGCGGCGCGGTCAAGGCCGGCCTGAAGTTCTACTTCTAA